TTCCCCTTCATACAATATTTCTAAAAGGCTGCAATGACTCCTGTATTTAGTATGAAATTAAGATTATCAACCATCAATTTTGTATTAGTGCTAATTTATTGCACTAAGCATTAAAAAATTGTCAAGAATGAAGACTATTGCTACCATCCAATCAAACTCTTAGTTTAGTTGATTTTATGGTGACTTTCAGCATTAGCTCAATCTAGTTGTTCTCCAATATAAGTGAACCCCCTGCCAGTCTTGCAATCAGTACAAAACAACAAATTACAATACAATAGTTTgtataaaaagaaattcattcaaattttagtatgtGAATTATGCTCTTTTATGCAACTCAGCTTATTTTCATGCATGGTatggagagtttttttttttttttccttttggcaACATGGTGTTTGTTATTAATGTGCAATGATGCTTAAAACATCTTAACTTCTTGGCAGTGGATGTCCTGTTTCTCTTAAGGGAAATAAATACTTCATAGTTAGCTTTCTGCTTTCTTGATCCTTTTTTACACCTCCCCCTTccttcagttttcttttcttgtgtcttaatacaatttttttaaaatctggtTTCCATATTTGCTTTATGTAAGCCACGAAGTCAGCCATTACAACTAAATGAGCAAGGCCAAATTCTTGAGGTAGCCATTGAAGCTGCTGCAAATGCAATTATAAATCTGAAGGACAATTTaaatgaatgggatggtaaagtTGGTGATGGTGACTGTGGATCAACTGTGAGTCTTATCCTCAAAACTGTTTACTTGGTTTAGTTTTAAATGTTGCTGTATCATGTGTATTACTTGGTGTCTGATTTTTCTTCTGCAGATGTATAGAGGTGCAAAAGCAATTCTTGAGGACATCAAAAAGTAAGTTTATGCTCTGCATTGCTTAGCcttctatatatttttgtttttcttgtttagaTTTATTTACCCatgtatttgattaatggactatttgtatatgtttttctttattgcTTTATAAGAGTTTATGTTCTTGAGGAACTGCAATGGTGGTTGCTGCAAAAATGTTGTCAATTTGGATTGTGATAGCAGTCTGACCTAAACTGCTATTTTTTGTTCAGTTACCCTCTAAATGATGCTGCAGAAACTGTCGGTGAAATTGGTTCATCAATTGGAAGATCCATGGGAGGAACAAGTGGGATCATGTATGATGCCATTCCTATGCCTCCTTTAAAGTTTAATCATTTATGCTATCTGAAATCTGACTCTTGTCACTCACTAATTTCTTTTCCAgatatactatattttttaaggCAGCACATTCGGTGCTAAAAGCAAGTTCCCATTCTGGTGTCACTTCAAAACAATGTGAGAACATTCTCCAAATCAAGCATCGTTCAACAAAAACTTTACAATATTtccccttttatcctttttttggtTGGACTTTCCACCCCTCATGAGTCCTTTTGTTGATTCAGGGGCTGAAGCACTCGCAGTTTCCATTGCTGCTGTAAGTAAATATGGGGGGGCTAGTGCTGGATATAGAACATTGTTAGATGCCCTTATCCCAGCATCGTTGGTTCTTGAAGAGGTAATATCTGTTCATTTCCCTTCATTATTTTCATGACTTTATTTACTGTTACTTACAATGATTTGGCTTTACAGAAATTAAATTCTGGAGTTGATCCTTGCATCGCATTTGTTCTCTCCTCTGAAGCTGCATTGGCTGGAGCTCAGTCAACGGTAGACATGCAAGCACAGGTGACAACTTATTAATGGTTCAAGTGGGAAAACTTTTGTGGTGTAGATGCTTCCTTATAATttagagtttaaaattaatctatTGATTTTTTTCACACAATTAGTGAAGACTGAAGAGAGTTCCAACCTATTGTAGTGACTGAAGGACCAAATTCCTAAATGgcatgaaaaatacaaaatcataagAAAATCCTTTGCATGTTTTAATCTACTGTTGTCATTATTAGTGGATCTGATGGGGGTAGCATATGCAGGCTGGACGTTCGACTTACTTTTCTGGAGAGATTCTTTCAACAGTTCCTGATCCTGGTGCTATGGCTGCCGCTACATGGTACAGAGCCGCGGCCTTAGCTGTGAAGGCCAAATACCAGAGCTAAGCTATATACTTGAAATGTCCTGTTTGTGCGGATATACCCAAGTTTTGTTCCAAATTTTGTACTCTCCTGTAACCATTTAAGGCTCTCCGCTTATGTCTTTCATGCATAAAGCTGAGAGAGCAATTCCCAGTCACTTTCATATAcgccaaaaatttaaaagtggaTGTAAATTTGAAACTTTATTACTACAATCGACAATAATGTCAGTCTCAATTTGAGCTCATGATTGTAATCTTCGTGGCtgctttattcatttttatcagTTTACAGCATGCCCTTAagttgaaaacaataaatttcgTTGGTCATTTCTCCCAAGTGAAAGATATGGAATGTACTGGGGAAACATTCAGAGTGGCTGATAAAGAGGAAACGTAGCAACATACTTGAACGCACACTTAACAGTTACCATATTCTTTGTTATTGattagaatttattaaaaagaattattaaataAGTCATGGATCCTACAAAATATTGtgggttgatttaaaaagttataaatctcAATATATCAAGATATATTAGATTTTGACTTTTGGTTAGGAGAACTTCGGTTCACCCAAAAAGAAAGTGTGTTCGTTAATATTCTCTCAAAATTAGATAACTTCATATTTTGAGTCAAACCGGTTTGCCTGAAAATTGTGGTGTGAAATGAATGAGCTTTAGAGGAAGACACGTTAATCACAAGATACATTGAACATTTGGTAACCAAGTAGTCACTCATCTTGTGATCATGGTGATTCTACTGCTTACCTCAAAGTAAATGGAGATTATCGCCAGAGAATTTCTCAATAAAACATACACTtctatagaataaaaaatgacccattttgctcttttattgtttaaatttttagtctAATAATACTCTTGCTATTTTCTTGGAGATATTGTTGAAAGGAGTGGAGCAGAATCGCCAAGAATTGCATAGGAGTGCAGTTGTACGAAAGTAATTAGAGTGAGTGATGGATCAGTCGTTATCTTGTCAAACGTGGCCATTTGAAATGTTAGTGGGCTGTGAGTTCGTGCATGCATTAAGCTCTCTCACTGCCCCTAGCTGAATAAGACGTGCCCTGCAAAGAACCTAGTGTGTTTTCATAGTGTCCTTCTATATTGGCCCCCTTTCATGCGTGACTTGCCAATTTCTTCCTTTCATTCAATATTCAGatggaagtttgaaaattagCCCTCTCGTAGATAAAACCAATAGGCTCAGCTTAAATGGTAGAGGATTGCTTGATTTTCAAATGGAATTGGACTTTGCTAGCAAACCACCTAATCGCTTAAGCCAGCCAGGTTTCTTCTcattattaattgattaattttaaattctcttacaatatgtttttattaatattttgtttttgcatagtaagtattaaatgtattttgtatattcaaaatataaaaagtatttactttctcatttattatttcttttatatatacaatCCCAATTTCTTATGATAAATGCTAGCAACACCCATTCtttattattggttaaatttattgaaaaccaCCAAATTTTATAGATTCTACTTCTAATTCAACAAACCTCgccatttttgtaattttgaatgaattttaaatagtaagaaataaattatataaaaagtgttaaaaatatatgttgttaGCACTTTTCTTAGAACACCtccaagtcaccaaggcacaactttaccgctgcacgaGGACTCGCCCTCTGGTTGAAACTTATTAAACACAAATTCTTATTAAGAGTAACTCATTGAAAAAGTTCTTATCAAGTACTCATGAAGCAGTGGATGCTTACATGAACATTGGTCCTTAAAATTTTGTGGGTTCCACGTGCATGTATTTTTAGgaaataatgataaatataagGACGCAAGGTTATTTGTATGATTCATTtagtaaaagtttttaaaattgttagacCGAAGAGGTGTATTGCTTAAATTATGAGTGATATTGTCATCTATGCACTTGACATACTAATGGTAATGTCTGattagttggaaaaaaaaaactatattataaatGCATAACtattaaaatcattatattctttttctttttggtaaaagaaaaagaaaaccacCCTTTTCACAAAAAATCATTAGTGACAGGTAAAATGGATTGTAACTTGTAAAGTGCAACATAACCGCAAATTATTGAGGATACCCTGTTTATAGAAAACTCCATTGGAAAGAGATCAATGTGCCGCAGTAGTGCAAGTTGGCTGTATATAAAGGGAGCATTAGCCTCTCAACATCTTGCGGTTAGGTTGCAATTTGCGAGTCCATGTGCTGTCTTTTCTTTTGTCCCTAATTCGAAGAGCAGCACCTCAGTACTGCTAACATGCCAGGTTGTTTCACCTAAACTGTGGTCTTGTCTCTCGGGTTCTAGGcagatgtttaaatttcacatTTCATTGAAACCCTTTTGCCTTTTGCCTTTTACAGAGACACATGCAAGATCATCTTAAATTTCACATGAGTGACATGTAATCTTACATGATTAatagataattttgttttttataatatatggttaagagtttgatttttaagtctttgtgtataaaaaaatatctcttaAAAAAGTTATCTGCTTAAATGAATCTTAGTATTACAAATGATTAGTTGAAAAATACCCTagttaaacacttaaaaaagaacaaatgtCACATGGGTGTGAGACAGCTTAAGTTAGAAAGGGGTGGGAGTCATTAACCTTAATTTGTGATTCTAACTTCCTTTCTTGTGGAGGAAGGGACATGAACATCCGTTTTAATTCTTTTTGGATTTGCGTACAAACGAAGGTAAAAATTGAATCCATAAGGGTCAGTACGTGGTCCAGCAACGTTGCAAAAGATTCTTTACCACTTATTGATCTGACTTTTAAGTCCTACCCTTCATTTATTTAATGCGAAATGAGAATGAAACTGTAATTGATCCAATCATTGGGTTCCATAGCCCTTCAAGGTACAAAtgttgaattgaaaaattattatccatacattaaaattttataattgcaTAATTAGGgtctttttttcaaatttaaatattgaacATGAAAAAATTATGCAAGTGGAAATAGAATGGACATCAAAAGTAATCCCGAGTCATTCagcaataaaaaacataaatcttaaacatattattattagttttgtaCTACTTATAAAATGTAGTACAAGTGCatgtgtttataatttattaatttactcAAGAAAGGTACTAATACCCTTTGAGTAGGCACGATTGAATTtgccaaattttaattatttcattttacaaAAACTCGTAGAAAAACTAATGAGTCTGGAAAAGAAAACCAGGAGTTGTTTGATTCTATTTTGGTTTTCAATATGCTACCATGTCTTAATGTTCTTTGATCGTGTAATTATCAACGGATGACTCGTTTAAAAAAGCTTAGTAACCAAAGCtatctttatatttaaaagtaaaaaactataaggttttttaagattttaaggaattttaaattgaaaatattagaTTCTTATGTTTAATATGAATTTCAAAtatcattttgaaataataacGTTTTAAACAACATGTTGTTGATTAGACAATGAAACTAAGTTTGAATTCTTTAAGAATCatgtagatgaaaaaaaaattgggaggAAAAATCTTATTGAAAGTGATCATCTAAATTTTTAGTAAAGATggataattagtaaaattagtGAATATTTTACACcaatgatgataaaaaataataatattttgagaaatttaACGATGTTCATGGAAAAAAAACTCTCATCAAGGAATCTGGAATCCAAAATTCACATAGCCCAAAATTTTTTAACTCTTAACAACAGTTATGATAACATCTTTAAGCATCTATccccaaaaattattatttttagagaCGTGATTTATGAAAAACATAATTCCCAagaactaaacaaaaaaacatgttCCAAACACGTCCTGACGCTTTACATGCTAAGCACAGAATCCATGCTGTAATCTTTATTTATTgaaacataatttaataatcCGTTGGCAAAGCATGATGACCATGACCTTGCCATTTTGTCAAATCACCTCACAAGAACAAACTTTGTTGtatgaaaaaaatcataataaggattattatattttttttacaggaagAAGTAGGCAACAAAATTCATAAGGGGTGCACCGGTTGCAAAGTGACAATAAAGCAAAAGAACATATCCATTTCCTGAACCAAGGTAGGAATTGCAAGCAAcccaaaaattttcaaaaatgcaTGACAAATATTGAATTATAACATCAAATAGCAATCACAAATGGTGGTTGTGACTTCTGAGATGCATTGGAACCATAGAAGATATCGTCAAAGTCATCTGTCACCCCAATACACACATATCTATGGTGTTAAAGTGAATAATCATGATTTAAAACCTTTTACAGTTAGCTTAGAGGTGGAAGCTTAAAGTCGTAGTTTTATATAAAGTTCTAAGTACAAATATTAATGTCgccaatataaaaagaaaaaataatgcaaCTCCTCTGAGTTTAAATGTGACAGAATTAGTTTTGTGTGAAATTTAGTCTACCATTTTCCTGAAAGACGAGAACttgggttaatttttttaattttttaatataaaaaagtgcttttaaaaaagtattttttttaagaaacggATATAATTTTGCTtcttcaaaaaacaaaagaatccttttcttaaaaaaaatttaaatacatacataaaaaacaataaaattgtttattttataaaaaaaatattttttattaaaataatataagctTAAAAAAATGGATCTACTAGTAGGTGATTTTAAAGCATCACCTGTCTATGATCTGAACTAATGTTTGCATGACatgtatttatgttttttttttaaatttaaaataaaataactaatacCATTGATTACATATCATATAGAAATTTGTGGAGACCATGAACTAACAAGTGATAGAGATAAAGAAATAACTTCACAGCTGGTAAATATAGAGGGCAATTAACTCATGCACCAGtcgaaaacaaaattaatttttgcgAAGTAgtcaaatgacatttttttcaaaacaaaaaattataagagaagACACACCCCTTACGAAATTAGGAAAGATCACCAACAGCAGGAATTTATAGTGAAACTAGCTAGCTTACACATTGTCTAATAATCAAACCTAAGTCACGGCATGTATACACTAAAGATTCAACCAGATGTGTGAACCTGTGAAGACAGTAAGTCAAGtgatatatattgaaaaataactAATGAAACatcaacaattatttattttaaacattttgttaacatcttttattttatttttttttatctttttcatcctattatatcataaatcttatcaaatttatatttttctctttttcatataCCATTTACGTGTTCACCTCATAAACAGTTTTATTTTACCTGCTACTTGAATCTTCCCAAGCTCCTGTATATTACTTCACATACATGAATCTTCTCCTTATTTTTCCTCAAGTaaaaaactcaaaaagaaaaataacaaacaaatgtATACTAACGCATGCATCAAGGATATagataaattacaaaatcattacTTCCAAGCCtcgatttaaaaagaaaaagaaaagaaaaaaaagagaagaaaatatttttaaaatagcaATAATAAGATACATGcatctctctctccctctaaTTAAGTTTAGGAAGTGGGATCATGACTGAGTGAGAGAAGAGAGATTAACAGAAGAATTAGTAGAAGAGTTAGAATTGTTCTTGTGGTTATGCATCCACACCTTGAAAACTTGTCTAGTGACTCCCACACTCTTACAGAACCTCTCAATCTCATCATCCACCTCTTTCCTCTGCAGCTTCCACCCTAGCTTCTCCGCAAACCCCAACATCTTCTCCTTCTGCTCAGCGCTAAACTTCGTCCTGAACCTCTTCTTGCTGCTTCCTCCACCACTCCTCTCTCCCATCTCCATTCTTCCCTCCCCTCCTGAATACTCCATCATGTCCCCGCTCCCTCCAGTCACGACCTGCGGCCCTTCCACCACAGGGCACGTGACCTTGCGGTGGAAGTTGCGATGGCAACCGCAGGCCATGCACTGGAGAGAAGGGGACGAGACGCTATCCGCGTCGAGGGTGAACTCCCCGCAGCCATCCGTGGCATAGCTGCCTAGGCTGGCTGCATGGTTGCGGAGGCACTCTCGGTAGAGatagtttgaagatgatgagtTCTCCATCTTTCTTTCTTGCTTGTGTGGTTTTTGTGTGACTTTGAGAGAGGGTGTAGTGTaggttttaatatatatatttatttggtgTATGTATTGTGTGGACATTGATATGGAGAGTGACGAGATAggcatatatagagagagaataTATGTGAGAGAGGGTGTGAGAGCGcgtgtgtgtgtttgtatgtatatatatatatatgtatatatatatatatatatatatatgtatgtgtgtatatatatatatatatatatatatatatatatatatatatatatatatatatatatatatatatatatatatatatatatatatatatatatatatatgccccCATGTTAGGGGCTCCAAAGGCGTCAAAAATTGCCCATACAACAAACAACTAAGTCTTTGATTCACAATGGCGTGGAACTTCACACACACAAATGAATAAGAATATATTGTTGTTCACATGCACCACAAACATTTGTCAGTCAGAGATATCAATTACAATCAAGATCATTCATTATTCATCATCGGTTACCAAGCTCAGTATGATGGTCATtctatttacatatatataaattaatcaaaattaaggTCATACGATACGAAGCAATTTTAATAAGCtagaaaggaaaaggaaaccAAACAAATATTTGTATAGTCTCATGTATCATATTTGCAAATTTTGATACTATTCCATGTACTAAACTACAAAAGAATACTTATTCCTTGTGTTTAATTTAGAGaacaacaaatcaaaagaaagacGGTGGCATGGTGCAGATCAATCATGCAGGTTGAGTTATCAAAATGTAGAGTGCATACAGATAAAACTTAGATATATACAATTTAAATCTTATGTGTTTTTGGCATTATTTTCAAcctgaattaaaattttacattagcAAACATGTAATGAAAATTTGCATTAAAGATAAACATAAATTACTGAGATCCTAACGTAGAGGGATTGAGGTAGCTTACGTGAAGTCTTACATTCAAACTTCATTGTTGTCATTGTATAAAAAAGTTACTAAGataaaatttcaattctaattaaaatataaaaccaaaaatatttaaGCAACCACATTTTATagcatcttttgttttgtgtgctTGTTAGGAATTTGTGCTAAAAGATGTGACGTTCCAATGTAATAATACTCGATGGCTCTTCAAATAGGATCGCTTCCAAGAGAGGATACAAATTCTCATGTCCACATTAAAACTACCTCTTTTCACATTCTTTACATGTTACTAGTGCTTTTAATTATCAAGCACAGACATCGACACCGGATACAACACGAACACGAACACGTGAACAatataatgtataaaatataaaacgtaATACAGGTATTATGTTGGTGTCAGATACTGATACAGACGCGTGTCGGACACCGAACACGATAAGAAACTAAGGTGTCCGTGCTTCATATGCTTTTAACGCATaaccaaacacacacttaaAAACTTGGTTTTGAATGAGGAGATAGAAGAAGTGAGGTGTGCTTAGGAATGGAATGGGATGGTGTGGGCATGAAGAATAAGTGAAGTGTGGAGTGAATAATAGGTGGGTTGGAAATTGAGAGTGCAAAGGATGAATTCACTTGATGTGTcggaaaataattataatgtttCAGTGTCTTTGGGAAGCAAATTGctttgtttccttttctccATTCAGTGTCCAGTCACTGTACTATGTGACCCTTTCCAACAGTACCACAACACCCGCAAAGCTAGTTATAGCTAGATGCCACTTTTGGTGCACAATCGGCTTGGTCTGTTTGGCTCTTTTTGGTTAAGGCTGCAACCAAAATGTGCTCGGtctattttctaattattatcACTTTATCATTCCTTATAATACTAATCAGCAAAAACaagattaaattttttcttcaaaaaagttagaaattgaAACGTATATACACTATAAGGTAACAAGGATATTGCAAAAGGAAAAGTTAAAGGGTAGTTTAAATTTGTGGCttacaaagaaaggggaaaaaaggCTGCTCAAATTTGTTACGATGATTGTGGTAGAAATGATTAACTGCTTTCCTCATCATGTAGTGCATTTTGGTACATGATTGtaatatttagatttttttttacaactgtTTGATGAAAAAGCTGAAAAGAATATTGTTTCAACCTATAATATTTTGCCTTCAAAATTACACAATCTTGTTGTTTCTCAAGAATTCTCTTCACAAATTTTGCCTCTTAATTTACAAAATGTGATGAATTTTGACCTAATATATCAAGTCTGTATTGAATCGTGAATACTTTCTAACAGTTTTGAACCCGTCAATAAATACAcatagttaaaataattaaatttttttgctacgttaaaagaaattattttaaatacatgTATTTGGGATTCGTCACATTTTGTGAACTGAGAAATATAATGTGAAAACAAatctttaaagataaaatttcagtaatttggggggggggggggggagggaaatataattaagtctttattgatttaaaataagttaaagcaAATATGTATTTAATGATTTGATAAGAATTAACCCAGTTAAATAGTCACACTAATATTAGAATTAACTTGCCAACTgggcaattttttttctcatggaatagtgatttttttttatattttcattatagtTTTCTTGAATTATCATGTTATTAATGTGAAATTTCACCACTTTACCAATAAGAATCAAATCTGAGtcattgtttaaaatttaaaaaatacagtaCAAAATAAATGCAGGTCttaacttttgatttttttctcatGCCACTAAAATCTAGTTTGGTGGACAATGACATCCTTCTTCACAGAAATCTAAGAACTAGTTAAGTAGTTgtaaaaactaattaagtagTTGTAATCGGTATACTTTTAAGTAAGTCTTTATTAACAAGTTTAGCATGTTATTGTCGTCCTATCTAATGAAGAGTATCTTTCTATTCTATCACtttgtattataataataataataataataataataataataataataataataataataatgtttaaaCCAGAGCGATGAACTCATAATAGCATTTAGCTGCAATTTAAACGCAcacattatataaatattataataaaaaaaaaaaaaagaagcaaagagATATACACTAGAACCAAACTCCACCTTAGATATGGTGAGCCACCCAAAACCATCACTATAGATATCATTGATTATTTGAGTAGTTATGTTTTCATAAGTCATAAGTTGCCATTGCCATGTGCAGAACAAGGATTCATTTCTAATTAGACAATTATGTCTGGATTGAACTTTCTATATTTTCACACATATATTATGCTTCTGCCATTAGCTGCTAATGAGATAACCCagctaactcttctaaggataATCATGGTGCATGCACGGCAACCTAAATGTACTTGCCAGATACGAATATTTCCTTGTCCACCACCATTAACTCCCTACATGCTTCAACTGTAATGTGGTCAAACAACGTGGACAGTTTCCAAATCCAAGTTCATGAACCTGCCAAGGTTTTTGTTCTTCACTCAGATTAAGTGAATTAGAATATTATCCTAGTGTCCCTTATACCTTAAACATGTTCATTATTATGTATTAAACTATAGTATTCTCTTCCTAATTATATCTTCAAAGTACTGTGAATAACTTGTTCGGGCCACATGCTTTGCTGTAAGCTCTTGTAAGTGATGGAAGAGAAATTGTTAATTCATCTTGTTTCATTATAACTCATACTTATACAAGTAAAGAATTCATTACCCTAAAAGAGTTCGAATCTCAAATGTGGTTAAGagtgtgtttttaaaaatatagatgaatagaagaaaatgagattaaACAGTGGTACATTTGggttctaattaaaaaaatgaaaccaaaGATAATAGAACGAAACAAAATGTTTTGTTCTATTCCATCCATTTAATAAACACTACTTAAATGTGTAAGGGAAATAACATGAGGCATTATTTCATATACACACTTAATTCTTCAAAACTTTTATATTGCGTACGCGTGTGATTTTCATTGTTATTAATAAGAGAAAAGCAAGGTCACAATCCTTATCAGTATTAATTAGTGCTTATCTGGAATAACTTACGTTTTAGGGAAAATTcacatactttttaaaattattacaaaaaattgtaaaagtaagcgaatatttttttttcaaaattttttaactttatataCACTTAATGTTTGCTTTATAAATTGACAAATTATCTTGGGCTAGGATTTTCTTTATAAGTAGACATCGTAATTTAAATACAAGGATGTATATCACTCTCGGTTATGATTTAATTAGGTGCTTTAGGGCCCGTTTATACtatgccatatatatatatatatatatatatatagcatctGTACATGTGCTTTCAGTATTTTACCGATTCGTTTCATGCATCTAACCCTAAACTTGGCTTAACACGTATATTTTAAGTAGAGAATTtcaaatcacacacacacaaacacacgaagagaaagacaaaaaaataagggTGTTGACTGTTGAGGATTGAGTTGAGTTTATGCATATTTTGAGCATGCGTGTAATCAGAACTTAAACAAGAATGAAGTGCTACACAAGTAAAAATAACATCTACATTGGATATCAATGCAACTGAAAAGTAAAGGAATCAATGTTTAATTAAGTATATTCGAATACTAATGTTTCTGGTTAGAAACTTTAAACGACAAGCTCTTAATATAATATTCTAGAGTCTTTTAACTAACTTCTATGATAATAACAACTTATTCATATACaaatgtcaaaagggaaaacaaatacCAAACTCTCCTGTTGTGGACGTTTGACTCATATTAATTGGTTGGAAAGGCAGAATTAGTCTTTGATTATGCTTACAGAATCAAACACGTTCTCTGGCAGTTTACCAACAATATTGCCTTATCATTGTTCCAAGTCAT
This region of Glycine max cultivar Williams 82 chromosome 7, Glycine_max_v4.0, whole genome shotgun sequence genomic DNA includes:
- the LOC547766 gene encoding zinc finger homeodomain protein SZF-HD2, translated to MENSSSSNYLYRECLRNHAASLGSYATDGCGEFTLDADSVSSPSLQCMACGCHRNFHRKVTCPVVEGPQVVTGGSGDMMEYSGGEGRMEMGERSGGGSSKKRFRTKFSAEQKEKMLGFAEKLGWKLQRKEVDDEIERFCKSVGVTRQVFKVWMHNHKNNSNSSTNSSVNLSSLTQS